Below is a window of Gossypium hirsutum isolate 1008001.06 chromosome A12, Gossypium_hirsutum_v2.1, whole genome shotgun sequence DNA.
AATTCAAGCAGAACCCTAGTTAGAGAGTTGAATATATGGTTGAACCATAATAGCCATATCCAGATACAAAACATTCCTAATCCATTAACATTATCATGTTATCAGTTTTGTAGACCTTTCAATGAAAAACTTTATAGTGCACACACGTAAGTAGAATACAGAACAACTGTCATGCTAAGAGCTACAGAAACCACCAATAAACTAGTGGCCAGTTTTGCTCCGAAAAGGAATGAAATTTACTTAAGGGTAGGACACTAAAACCTTAAGATTTTCCTGAGGAAAATGTTGTACTGTGAAAACATTGCCGAAACTAAAGCTGAAAAAGACACCAGAAACtgtaaatttaaacaaaaagcaAGCCTGCCCGAATATCTTGCCTGTTTTATTTAAGGACTACGTATCTATTCTATTAGAAAGATAAGATGTGGGCAAGAGAAACCTCTTGtctctaatgcatttaattaaatGTTTCGGTCCCAACTAATTGGTAGGTGTTTGTCCAATTAAATTTCTAATACGAAGCTTTTAAGATTAAAGGACGCATGACAGAATTGCAACCGTCTGATCAATCATTCACTAACCAGCCTTGGACCCCTCATTCATTGACCATAGTAAGGCTGAAACTTAATTCCCAGCTGTTTGCTTAATGGACCGAAGCGAATGCAGAGGTGCATCCAAGCAAAAGCCAATAAACCCTACTTTTCTTTCTGGTGATTGAAATGGTTGGACTTTTTggcttttcttttagttttgctaGGTTTTATATGATGAAAGAAATCTCTGTTTCTCTTTCTGGGCCACAAAAACAATATTATCTGTAGCTCTGATAAACTATAAGATAATATACATCAAAACATGTCTCAGTTATACCAGACTACATATATTTATCCAAATTTTTCGCAGCCAAGTGGTGGGGTTTTGGCGAATTTTGAAGAGTTGAAAATTAAAGTAAGCATTGTGCAGTTAGCTTTGTTggtaaagaaaaaagatgggaGTTAGTAATTGAGTTCTATTTATATGGTAATAATGAGGAGTTCAGGAGCAGACAACTTTATAGATGGTAATGGATAAATAAACCCAgaagattcttttttttttcctggcCGTGGAAATTTTTGGTGTTAACTAATCAACGCCAAATTCATCCCGGgggaaagaaataaaaggaaaaaatgggaggaaaaaaaACGCAGAAGAAAGTCATTTTCATGGTGAAATTATAGTGGGATCAAGTGGGCAATAGCAGACAATTTATTATCTAAAACAGCCGGTGGTTCACAGCTCTCTTGTGATTCTTTGTGGATTGAAATATACCAAGGCCTTGGCCATGGTTTAGTAAAGTGAGAATTTTGATTTGGATATAAATAAACCCCAACATTTTACAGCGACTTGGTAGTTGAAGAATATTGAACAGAACAGAAATAATGAAAACAGCAACTAAAATAGAGAGCAAACATAACATACCTGGCTATACGCTGTTACTATTAGTAAACAATGCACGGAACAGACAGCTGAGCGTCCATAGAAGAAAGGAAAGTTCATAAGTTGCCCGACGGCTGGGCGGGATTAACTTTTTGAGCTCTCTCCCGCTTAAATCCAATTAAATCTTAACCCTCTttaacaacaaaagaaaaagataacATAACCCTCATTTCATTATTGTCAATTAGATTTCACATTCTAATCATTGAAATGGCTTATGTAATAATCATGCAAGatatttattcaaaaattttaattatgttataattaataacatataagacatgaatttaatccatattctccatttaaatattttttattttttttactcaaatatcacacaataatACATTAACTAAACCAAACTTGACATATAACCTCCGCGGCCTTATAGCATAGTTGGATTGGCTTTTAGGTGTGAATATAATATGATTGCACACATCAAAGAGCTGGTTCCCCAATTCTTTCATCCCATTTAGTTTCATCAACAGTGAACCAATATAAAAAGGTAAGAACATGAATGCGAAGATGATACAAAACAAATATCAACACTCCGACCAATGCtcaacaaaaataataaagattttCTCATTCTGCGCTTCATGTCCATGGGAATGTCTTATTTGGTTTTCCTATGTTAAACATTTTCGGCTGACTGACAATCAAGCTTGGTCATCCCATTTCCATCTTCGTCCCACCTCCTCAAGGACCTTAGCTCGGGCTTGGCTTTTTCTCGCTTCATCCTCTACCCAAGATCTGCAATCGCATTTGATGATTTTCTTAATTACAACCATGTATCACACTACTTTCTACAAGCAGTAACTATAATATGGTACAGCTAAGAGTGGAGAGGGTATGCAAATTCAGCAGTTACCTGAGAATCTTGATAGCTTCGATCTCAGCTTCCAGTATAGATTTTGCATCAATTATTTCTTCTTGTTTGGACCGTAAACCAGTAAGCGTATCTTGCAACCTACTATGCTCAGTAACATACATAGTCCTCTCAGATGCAAGCCTTTCTGACATCTCAGCAACCTCTTCTTTCAGACTCAAAACCAGTTGCCTCTGGCAGTCCATTGCTGCCTTTTCCTTCAAAAACTCAGCACCACATTTCTCCTGAACAATCTTCTCCTCTTCCACATCTTGAACTGCAGAAAAGTAAAGCTTCTCCACCTCAAAGCCTCGAGTTCTTTCTTCATCCAGCCTTTCATTCCAAAACCTCTGTATTTCTCCCTTTTCAAGCAATTCGGACTTGATTTCTTTCATTTGAGCTCTCTTTGAACAACTCTCCATTTCTAGCTTCAACAACTCATTGGAGATTGCTTCTGCCATCCTGCCACTTGTCAAAGCCACTGCTACTTGTGCTTTTGTTGAAGGTTTATTTGATTGAAATCGCTTGATTTGTCCTACAAAATTTAGAAATAGAATCATAATCATATCTCCTCCATTCTaggttttagttgttagtttgattTATTTCAATTTGTTACTGCTGCATCCTTATCTCTTTTAtgtcaatttattattttgaattcaaTTTATCTGGTAGTTCCTATGATCTAGTTGTTTGTTATGTATCAGCTCTATAAATTGAGCATCATTGGTCATTAACAAAGTATGTGCCATTTCCTGCATTCTTAAACCTTTTCATGGTATAAGAGCCTCTTATCACTTCACCGAGCTTTAAACTCCTGTTACCCACCCAGAAGTCATAGACACATCTGTTAAAAATTCTGATGCAACAACTTCTATAGTTCGGTTTAATCCAGTTACTCAACTACCAATCAAACTTAGTGGCAGCAACAACTTCTCCCTTTGGAAAGCACAAGTGTTTCTTtcttttaatcaataaaaaaaaagggatccACTTAGCACCGTATCTTATTTACATTAATAACAGCATCACAAGAATAACTCTGCACATTCTACCCATTCTTATCTTTACGTTAGCTTAGCACTAGCTCTTTGCACTTTCTTGGCCAAAGCCACTCTTGAATTCCTAAAATTTATCTTCTAATATATGACATGGATGTCAGTAGTGTTTCTATCTAGAAGTGGCACCAGTCACGAATATTCCTACCATTTACATGTTAAATGCTTATCTGAAAGGAAGGGAAATGAAGCAAGAAGAAGAAATGAGGAAGGCAATACTGCATATGTATGCAAATAACAAACCAAGATAAGAATTGTACCAAAAACTTTTCTGAGTATGCTTTTTTCCCCAGCCAACATGTCTATAAAAAGTCCAGGTGATGAATCTGGACTGATCTCCTTCAAATCCATAAAATCTGCCTCTGTCCTTGATATCTGGACTGTAAACAAGTTAGGTTTTAAGAGCTATGAAAACACTGGTGAAGCATCAGTCTAATAGTTCCAAAGTGGATACAAGAAATTCGAGCAGATGATTAGGGAGAATTACTCTACCTGCTCTATTACTCCTGGCTCAAAGTCATACTCTACCAAGGCTTTCCAATTTATAAGATCCTCTCGAGAAATGAATCTAGAAAACCACATATGTTTCACTCAGTCAAAAGGTACTTTTCAAGAATTGATGAAATACGTAATGACTTTGCATCTTTACTGGTCAGGATAGAAGTTGATTTCTCCTTTTGAACCATCAGAAGCAGTGTTCCTACCAGAAAGCTTGCTGGGAATGATGCCTGCCTCTGCCAAAGCTAATCAAAGTTCCAAGGAGAAAAACTCTTAATTGTCATCTTTAGaaaattaacaaaagaaaaaacataCTCAAGCCTGAATTTACATGAAAATGTCAAAGCGGACTTTACCTTGAATGGACTCAAAATCTGGGTCATTAGCACCAATATCGTCAAATGCTAAAGTTTCTGACCCAGAAAGTGCAATGCATGGAACAATCCTGTGCCTAGGGTTCCTACAAGAAAGTAAGCTTCCATGTCAGATCAGATCATGCAAAAGAAAATGCTTAGAACTTCCTACGTTCAATTTCAACCTATTTCCAAAAGAGTGAATACATGACAATTACTACCTTTCTAATAATGAACTTGTACGAACAAGCCATCTAGCATATTCCCTTCTCGTGCATAATTCATCAGCTCTTTCTTCATCTTCAATGATCTGCAAGCCTTAGTTACTCGATACGATCATAAGCAGTTCATTTGAAAAAACAGTGAGATGATTTTACATAAAAgaagtttcaaaaataaaaaaccttCAGCTTCTTTAGAATCGATAATGCTTCCTGTTGAGTAGAATCCACAGCAACAGGTACCACAATGCGTTCATGCTTATATGTAGGTGCTGAAAATTCCAAGGAACAGAAATCAAATTTTCTAAAGAATTGGGTTAAATCAAATGGGTTAAACATTAGAATATAGTTTGAAACACCGGCCTCACCAACATATTAAAGTTTAGTTTAGCTTTTGTTAGGTCCAACAAATGGCAATCTAAAATGCTGAAACATAAACTAAACAGGAAATTAGAAGGATCTATAAGTGACTGCTGCACCTGAAGGAACAGCTTCGGTAACTGCAACAGATACATGGTCGGGTGTTGTCTCAGCAGCCTGTTCATCAGATTCAAGATAGTGTCTAGCTTCGGTTTGATCATCTTTTGTTTCTCTCCAGCTAAAGAACTCGTGAAAAGTATTTAATGGACCCCTGAACTGAAACTTAAACCCTGTAAATATCAACAAAAATGCACTAAACATGAGTTCAAACATACGCATTGTGTTCATTGGAGAAAACCAAAAGGCGTTGTTAAGTCGAGAGATTGCATATGAATGCAAGTCTCGATAAAAGCAgataaattattcaaataaagAAAGAACCCACCTTTTTTGTAGAATAGCAAGTATGAAATGGAAATTGCAATAGCAAGTGAAGATCCAATAAGACTCCCAACAAAAATAGAAGACAATCCTGCAGAACAGCAAAAACGCATTTCTGATTGGAcccaaattttatataaaaataataattcttcagtaaatgaaaaagaaaaagaaaaagaaacctcTTTTATTTGTTTTCGGAGTCGGAGGAGCTTGAACAACGGCCCAACCCCCATAGTTGTTAGGTAGAGAATTGGGGTCAGGAGGGAACCAGGAAACGTCAACGTTTGAGTGCAGAAGAGAAGCAGAGATATGCAGAATTCGGGAGTTGGAGGATCTGCGATAAGAGACAAATGAAGTTGGAGACGTGAAGGAGGAGAAGCAGCTGCTACGGCGTGGAGGAAAATTGGGGTACTAAAACGAAACCAGAGACGATGAAGCAAAGAACAGCAAGCATTGGACTGAATTGGAATTGGAAGATAGGACGTGAGCTTTGGGGTCTACGTTTTGCTCTCGGGCTCAGCTGCTGCCGCGCACCACTTGTCTCAACCCTTGAGTACCTTGTTCCTCTTTCATTTTGTCTGTCAGTGCCACCGCGAGGgttttccttcatttttttttcctcCCAAAAAATAATTAGTCGATCCATGGATTAACCCTTCAAAACTTACTACTTACTGGAAACTACCAGTCCTGTTAACaattaatatttctttattttcttctttatggGTTTTTTTCCTTTACGTGGATCATTGATCCATTtagatttttcttatttattaccCCTTTTTTATTCTCCTAATAGGATTGTTGGAGAATTAAGCCATAATTAAAAATTCAGCTTTTAttgtttgcctttattttctACCCACTTCCATCCTCAACTTGACTAAActgtaaaaaattcaacaaaattaatGTAGTCAATCGCATGATAattcacaaaaatttcaaaaaaaattaaattatttattcatattagTAAGAAAGTATATAAATTGTCATTTAAACTGTTATGTCAATaccatgaaaatttttaataatttaactaatttttccATTAAGGACAAAAgtgataacaaaaataattaccaAAGTGATCAAA
It encodes the following:
- the LOC107934788 gene encoding uncharacterized protein; protein product: MKENPRGGTDRQNERGTRYSRVETSGARQQLSPRYPNFPPRRSSCFSSFTSPTSFVSYRRSSNSRILHISASLLHSNVDVSWFPPDPNSLPNNYGGWAVVQAPPTPKTNKRGLSSIFVGSLIGSSLAIAISISYLLFYKKGFKFQFRGPLNTFHEFFSWRETKDDQTEARHYLESDEQAAETTPDHVSVAVTEAVPSAPTYKHERIVVPVAVDSTQQEALSILKKLKIIEDEERADELCTRREYARWLVRTSSLLERNPRHRIVPCIALSGSETLAFDDIGANDPDFESIQALAEAGIIPSKLSGRNTASDGSKGEINFYPDQFISREDLINWKALVEYDFEPGVIEQISRTEADFMDLKEISPDSSPGLFIDMLAGEKSILRKVFGQIKRFQSNKPSTKAQVAVALTSGRMAEAISNELLKLEMESCSKRAQMKEIKSELLEKGEIQRFWNERLDEERTRGFEVEKLYFSAVQDVEEEKIVQEKCGAEFLKEKAAMDCQRQLVLSLKEEVAEMSERLASERTMYVTEHSRLQDTLTGLRSKQEEIIDAKSILEAEIEAIKILRSWVEDEARKSQARAKVLEEVGRRWKWDDQA